The Streptomyces sp. NBC_00691 genome has a segment encoding these proteins:
- a CDS encoding TetR/AcrR family transcriptional regulator, which translates to MDPVPQSHAQTPSPLRRAPVQQRSAERLARILDTCAELLDETGYEQLSTRAVAARAGVPIGSVYRFFDNKRAMVSALAHRNLDRYAERIAAHLDATADPDPHAAIDGVLDEFIAMKRTVPGFALVDFGVPAAEEAGEDPNGLVAERICDLLAAHLGRPADATLRRKVRVGVETADTLVRLAFRAAPEGDPAVIDETRQLLHAYLAPSLS; encoded by the coding sequence ATGGACCCCGTGCCCCAGTCCCACGCCCAGACCCCGTCCCCACTGCGCCGGGCCCCCGTGCAGCAGCGGAGCGCCGAGCGGCTCGCCCGGATCCTCGACACCTGCGCCGAACTGCTCGACGAGACCGGCTACGAGCAGCTGAGCACCCGTGCCGTCGCGGCCCGCGCGGGAGTCCCCATCGGCTCCGTCTACCGCTTCTTCGACAACAAGCGGGCCATGGTCTCCGCACTCGCCCACCGGAATCTCGACCGGTACGCCGAGCGGATCGCCGCCCACCTCGACGCCACCGCCGACCCCGACCCCCACGCCGCCATCGACGGAGTCCTCGACGAGTTCATCGCCATGAAGCGGACCGTTCCCGGCTTCGCCCTCGTCGACTTCGGCGTGCCTGCCGCCGAGGAGGCCGGCGAGGACCCCAACGGCCTGGTCGCCGAGCGGATCTGTGATCTGCTCGCCGCCCACCTCGGCCGGCCCGCCGACGCGACGCTGCGCCGCAAGGTCCGGGTCGGCGTCGAGACCGCCGACACGCTCGTCCGGCTCGCCTTCCGTGCCGCCCCCGAGGGCGACCCCGCCGTCATCGACGAGACCCGGCAGCTCCTTCACGCCTATCTCGCACCCTCCCTGTCGTAA
- a CDS encoding TetR/AcrR family transcriptional regulator — protein MAGRAAEPEVIWARPERAGRGPKPAYSRRDIVDAAVRVADTDGIDAVSMRRIAAEIGCGTMSLYNYVPRKEDLYELMVDAVSGEYALPDEPSGDWRADMTGIAHQSRAIMYRHPWLARVMTTAYGFSPNALRFLEWCLGCLVPLDVPPGLKMQLIAMVNGTVMATVANEQAIAERARGLPWSEEQEQAVRGAYLMGQVASGRYPHLAGLLAEAPAAPVDPDEIFALTIRRLLDSFAPPEGPVTAA, from the coding sequence ATGGCGGGCCGAGCGGCCGAACCGGAAGTGATCTGGGCGCGGCCCGAACGCGCGGGCCGAGGCCCGAAACCGGCGTACAGCCGGCGGGACATCGTGGACGCCGCCGTGCGCGTCGCCGACACGGACGGCATCGACGCGGTCTCCATGAGGCGGATCGCCGCCGAGATCGGCTGCGGCACCATGTCGCTCTACAACTACGTCCCCCGCAAGGAGGACCTGTACGAGCTGATGGTCGACGCGGTCAGCGGCGAGTACGCGCTCCCCGACGAACCCAGCGGCGACTGGCGCGCCGACATGACCGGGATCGCCCACCAGAGCCGCGCGATCATGTACCGGCACCCCTGGCTGGCCCGGGTGATGACCACCGCCTACGGATTCAGCCCCAACGCCCTGCGCTTCCTGGAGTGGTGCCTCGGCTGCCTCGTCCCGCTCGACGTCCCCCCGGGGCTGAAGATGCAGCTGATCGCCATGGTCAACGGCACCGTGATGGCGACCGTCGCCAACGAACAGGCCATCGCCGAACGGGCCCGCGGACTTCCCTGGTCCGAGGAACAGGAACAGGCGGTGCGCGGCGCCTACCTCATGGGGCAGGTCGCGAGCGGGCGGTACCCGCACCTCGCCGGACTGCTCGCCGAGGCCCCTGCCGCCCCCGTCGACCCGGACGAGATCTTCGCCCTGACCATCAGGCGCCTCCTCGACTCGTTCGCACCGCCCGAGGGTCCCGTCACGGCAGCATGA
- a CDS encoding GntR family transcriptional regulator yields MTAFAPDSLVLNRKLPLWYQVSQSLRASILGRTPDASLRLPTEEQLAAHYGVSVLTMRQALKELEEEGLISRHRRRGTFIEPGARRSTPRRLLGSIDAIVAQQSGERTTVLGHGPGAVPGELAEHFPDLTEIVAYRRLRRDGESGEPTNWAENAVRPELAAAIDPADLERWPMTKVLRDVVGVRISRITDTVEARLADPETAALLEVPLLSPILHYTGVTYDAEGRVVDVARIRYRGDRFSFTVTVEAQ; encoded by the coding sequence GTGACCGCCTTCGCACCCGACTCGCTGGTCCTGAACCGCAAGCTGCCGCTCTGGTATCAGGTCTCGCAGTCGCTGCGCGCCTCGATACTGGGCCGCACGCCCGACGCCTCGCTGCGGCTGCCCACCGAGGAGCAGCTCGCGGCGCACTACGGCGTCAGCGTGCTCACGATGCGCCAGGCCCTCAAGGAACTCGAGGAGGAGGGCCTGATCAGCCGGCACCGGCGGCGCGGGACCTTCATCGAACCGGGCGCCCGGCGCTCCACCCCGCGCCGGCTGCTGGGCTCGATCGACGCGATCGTGGCCCAGCAGTCGGGCGAGCGGACGACGGTCCTCGGGCACGGCCCCGGGGCGGTGCCGGGTGAGCTCGCCGAGCACTTCCCCGATCTGACGGAGATCGTGGCGTACCGGCGGCTGCGCCGCGACGGGGAGAGCGGCGAGCCGACCAACTGGGCCGAGAACGCGGTGCGTCCCGAGCTCGCCGCCGCGATCGACCCGGCCGATCTGGAGCGCTGGCCGATGACGAAGGTGCTGCGGGACGTCGTGGGGGTGCGCATCAGCCGCATCACGGACACGGTCGAGGCCCGTCTCGCCGATCCGGAGACGGCGGCGCTCCTGGAGGTCCCGCTCCTCTCGCCGATCCTCCACTACACCGGCGTGACGTACGACGCGGAGGGGAGGGTCGTCGACGTGGCGCGCATCCGGTACCGGGGCGACCGTTTCTCCTTCACGGTCACGGTCGAGGCCCAGTAG
- a CDS encoding CitMHS family transporter: MLTVLGFAMIATFLVLIMMKKMSPIAALVLIPALFCVVVGQGAQLGDYVIEGVGKLAPTAAMLMFAIVYFGVMIDVGLFDPIVRGILRFCKADPVRIVVGTAVLAAIVSLDGDGSTTFMITVSAMYPLYKRLGMSLVVMTGVAATANGVMNTLPWGGPTARAATALKLDAGDVFVPMIPALGMGLLCVLVLAYVLGRRERKRIGYLTLDEALVPETDTALVTAGAGGGSGAGSTGGTGSAGGTGSAGGTGGGVVVLNKKPVGGSGEAPGVVAGSGQDDGFQGLDPNRATLRPKLYWFNAGLTVALLASMILELMPIPVLFLLGAALALTVNYPNMAEQKARIAAHADNVLNVSGMVFAAAVFTGVLTGTGMVKHMADWLVGAIPEGMGPHMGLVTGVLSIPLTYFMSNDGFYFGVVPVLAEAGAAHGVSPLEIARASLVGQALHMSSPLVPAVYVLVGMAKVEFGDHTRFTVKWAALTSLVVLASGILFGII, encoded by the coding sequence ATGCTGACCGTCCTCGGCTTCGCCATGATCGCGACGTTTCTGGTCCTGATCATGATGAAGAAGATGTCGCCGATCGCGGCACTCGTGCTGATCCCCGCGCTGTTCTGCGTGGTGGTCGGGCAGGGGGCCCAGCTCGGCGACTACGTCATCGAAGGCGTCGGCAAACTGGCACCGACGGCGGCGATGCTGATGTTCGCCATCGTCTACTTCGGGGTGATGATCGACGTCGGCCTCTTCGACCCGATCGTCCGGGGCATCCTGCGCTTCTGTAAGGCCGACCCCGTACGGATCGTCGTGGGTACGGCGGTGCTCGCCGCGATCGTGTCGCTGGACGGCGACGGATCCACCACCTTCATGATCACCGTCTCGGCGATGTATCCGCTCTACAAGCGGCTCGGGATGAGCCTGGTGGTCATGACGGGTGTCGCCGCCACCGCGAACGGCGTCATGAACACCCTGCCCTGGGGAGGTCCCACGGCCCGCGCCGCGACCGCGCTGAAGCTGGACGCCGGTGACGTCTTCGTGCCGATGATTCCCGCGCTCGGCATGGGCCTGCTCTGTGTCCTCGTCCTCGCGTATGTCCTCGGGCGCCGGGAGCGGAAGCGCATCGGCTACCTCACGCTCGACGAGGCCCTGGTGCCCGAGACCGACACGGCCCTCGTCACGGCGGGTGCCGGCGGTGGCAGCGGTGCCGGTAGCACCGGTGGTACGGGTAGTGCTGGTGGTACGGGCAGTGCCGGTGGTACCGGGGGCGGTGTCGTGGTTCTGAACAAGAAGCCCGTCGGCGGCTCCGGTGAGGCGCCGGGCGTCGTCGCCGGCTCCGGTCAGGACGACGGGTTCCAGGGCCTCGACCCGAACCGCGCGACCCTCCGTCCCAAGCTGTACTGGTTCAACGCCGGACTGACGGTCGCGCTGCTCGCCTCGATGATCCTCGAACTGATGCCGATCCCGGTGCTGTTCCTGCTCGGCGCCGCGCTCGCGCTCACCGTCAACTACCCGAACATGGCCGAGCAGAAGGCCCGTATCGCCGCCCACGCGGACAACGTCCTCAATGTCTCCGGCATGGTCTTCGCCGCCGCTGTCTTCACCGGTGTCCTCACCGGCACGGGCATGGTCAAGCACATGGCCGACTGGCTCGTCGGCGCCATCCCGGAGGGCATGGGCCCGCACATGGGCCTGGTCACCGGTGTGCTCAGCATCCCGCTGACCTACTTCATGTCGAACGACGGCTTCTACTTCGGTGTCGTCCCGGTCCTCGCGGAGGCGGGCGCCGCCCACGGCGTCTCGCCCCTGGAGATCGCGCGGGCCTCCCTGGTGGGCCAGGCGCTGCACATGTCGAGCCCGTTGGTCCCCGCCGTGTACGTCCTCGTCGGCATGGCGAAGGTCGAGTTCGGCGACCACACCAGGTTCACGGTGAAGTGGGCGGCCCTCACGTCGCTGGTCGTCCTCGCCTCGGGAATCCTCTTCGGCATCATCTGA
- the hmgA gene encoding homogentisate 1,2-dioxygenase: MTTEQAERREQARKTAEALGYSTGFGNEHSSEAIPGALPHGRNSPQRAPLGLYAEQLSGSAFTEPRAHNRRSWLYRIHPSAAHPPFTRIDNGDIRSAPFDETVPDPNRLRWNPLPDPAPGTDWLAGLWTLGGNGDATQRSGMAVHLYHANTSMERVFGNADGELLIVPERGGLLLRTELGLLAVHPGETALIPRGVRFRVDLLDETARGYVCENYGAPFQLPDLGPIGANGLANARDFRAPVAAYEDVEGPVEVVNKYCGNLWSATYGHSPLDVVAWHGNHTPYVYDLHRFNVIGTISYDHPDPSIFTVLTSPSDTPGLASVDFVVFAPRWLVGEDTFRPPYFHRNVMSEYMGLVEGAYDAKAEGFVPGGGSLHNMMSAHGPDRETFDRASAAELKPQKIDDGLAFMFETRWPVTATPQAAGADHLQKGYDDVWQGLERHFRP, encoded by the coding sequence ATGACCACGGAGCAGGCCGAGAGGCGCGAGCAGGCCAGGAAGACGGCCGAGGCGCTCGGTTACAGCACCGGTTTCGGCAACGAGCACAGCTCGGAGGCGATCCCCGGGGCACTGCCGCACGGCCGTAACTCACCGCAGCGGGCGCCGCTCGGCCTCTACGCCGAGCAGCTCAGCGGCAGTGCGTTCACCGAGCCGCGGGCGCACAACCGCCGTTCCTGGCTCTACCGGATCCACCCCTCGGCGGCGCACCCGCCGTTCACCCGGATCGACAACGGCGACATCCGCTCCGCGCCCTTCGACGAGACCGTGCCCGACCCCAACCGGCTGCGCTGGAACCCGCTGCCCGACCCGGCCCCCGGCACCGACTGGCTGGCCGGCCTGTGGACCCTCGGCGGCAACGGCGACGCGACCCAGCGGTCCGGCATGGCCGTCCACCTCTACCACGCGAACACCTCCATGGAGCGGGTCTTCGGAAACGCCGACGGCGAGCTGCTGATCGTCCCGGAGCGCGGCGGCCTCCTCCTCCGCACCGAGCTGGGCCTGCTCGCCGTCCACCCGGGCGAGACGGCGCTGATCCCGCGCGGGGTCCGCTTCCGCGTGGACCTCCTGGACGAGACCGCCCGCGGCTACGTCTGCGAGAACTACGGGGCTCCGTTCCAGCTCCCCGACCTCGGCCCGATCGGCGCCAACGGCCTCGCCAACGCCCGTGACTTCCGGGCCCCGGTCGCCGCCTACGAGGACGTCGAGGGCCCGGTCGAGGTGGTCAACAAGTACTGCGGAAACCTCTGGTCGGCGACGTACGGCCACTCGCCGCTCGATGTCGTCGCCTGGCACGGCAACCACACCCCGTACGTCTACGACCTGCACCGCTTCAATGTCATCGGGACCATCTCGTACGACCACCCCGACCCGTCGATCTTCACGGTCCTCACCTCGCCCTCCGACACCCCGGGGCTCGCGAGCGTGGACTTCGTGGTCTTCGCCCCGCGCTGGCTGGTCGGCGAGGACACCTTCCGGCCGCCGTACTTCCACCGCAACGTGATGAGCGAGTACATGGGCCTCGTCGAGGGCGCGTACGACGCGAAGGCGGAGGGCTTCGTGCCGGGTGGCGGCTCCCTGCACAACATGATGTCCGCGCACGGCCCCGACCGGGAGACCTTCGACCGGGCGAGCGCCGCCGAGCTGAAGCCGCAGAAGATCGACGACGGTCTCGCCTTCATGTTCGAGACCCGCTGGCCGGTGACCGCGACCCCGCAGGCCGCGGGCGCCGACCACCTGCAGAAGGGGTACGACGACGTATGGCAGGGTCTTGAGCGCCACTTTCGGCCGTAG
- a CDS encoding molybdopterin oxidoreductase family protein, translating into MPTAPRICPLCEATCGLTLTIDGSRVTGARGNREDVFSKGFVCPKGAAFPGIDADPDRLRVPLVRKDGRLQEATWEEAFDTIATRIRPLIEEYGPDAVGIVLGNPNVHTIAGALYPPLLIGALRTRNLFTASTIDQMPKHVSSGLLFGDPFAIPVPDLDRTDHLLILGANPLDSNGSLCTAPDFPGRLKALRRRGGTLTVVDPRRTRTARVADRHVAIRPGGDAFLLAALVHTLFEEGLTDLGPLAAHVEGVEEVRTAVREFSPEAVADACDVDADTIRALARELAAAPTAAVYGRMGSSTVAYGTLANWLVDVLNILTGNLDRPGGALFPLSATAPAPRPAGPGRGFALGRRHSRVSHHPEVKGELPMVALAEEIETPGKGRVRALITVASNPVLSAPDGDRLDAALGSLDLMVGVDPYLNETTRHADVLLPPPPPSRSAHFDFAFNALAVRDQVRYTPAAVPLEADRMDECEIHARLILAVSGMHGAPPSAVDQLAIDTTLAKAVTQEHSPAHGADPEEFAAALTGDSGPERRLDMMLRLGPYGLTLDELRAHPNGIDLGPLKPRLPQVLKTRSGRIELFAAPLAADLPRLRAALDAVPDSGSVQLVGRRHLRSNNSWLHNTPALGGGTNRCTLQVHPDDAARLRLADGGLARIKGEGGDLEVPVEVTDGVRPGVVSLPHGWGHDRPGTRLAVASARPGVNVNQLLDGSRLDPLSGTAVLNGFPVEVSPLP; encoded by the coding sequence ATGCCCACCGCCCCGCGCATCTGCCCCCTCTGCGAAGCGACCTGCGGACTGACCCTGACGATCGACGGGTCCCGGGTCACCGGAGCGCGCGGAAACCGCGAGGACGTGTTCAGCAAGGGCTTCGTCTGCCCCAAGGGGGCCGCCTTTCCCGGCATCGACGCCGACCCCGACCGGCTCCGCGTCCCGCTGGTCAGGAAGGACGGGCGGCTCCAGGAGGCGACCTGGGAAGAGGCGTTCGACACGATCGCCACGAGAATCCGTCCGCTGATCGAGGAGTACGGGCCGGATGCCGTGGGTATCGTCCTGGGCAACCCCAATGTGCACACGATCGCCGGCGCCCTCTACCCGCCCCTGCTGATCGGTGCGTTGCGCACACGGAACCTCTTCACGGCGTCGACGATCGACCAGATGCCCAAGCACGTCTCCAGCGGCCTGCTGTTCGGAGACCCCTTCGCGATCCCCGTGCCGGACCTGGACCGCACCGATCACCTGCTGATCCTCGGAGCCAACCCGCTGGACTCCAACGGAAGCCTGTGCACCGCCCCCGACTTCCCCGGCAGGCTCAAGGCGCTGCGCCGGCGCGGCGGCACCCTCACCGTCGTCGACCCCCGGCGTACCCGCACCGCACGCGTCGCCGACCGGCACGTCGCCATCCGACCCGGTGGCGACGCGTTCCTCCTCGCCGCGCTCGTCCACACCCTCTTCGAGGAGGGGCTCACCGACCTCGGCCCGCTCGCCGCCCATGTGGAGGGGGTCGAGGAGGTACGGACGGCCGTACGGGAGTTCAGCCCGGAGGCGGTCGCCGACGCCTGCGACGTGGACGCCGACACCATCCGCGCCCTCGCCCGGGAACTCGCCGCGGCGCCCACCGCCGCCGTCTACGGACGGATGGGCAGCTCCACCGTGGCGTACGGCACCCTCGCCAACTGGCTCGTCGACGTCCTCAACATCCTCACCGGCAACCTCGACCGGCCCGGCGGCGCCCTCTTCCCGCTCTCCGCCACCGCACCCGCCCCGCGCCCCGCGGGACCCGGCAGGGGCTTCGCCCTCGGCCGTCGGCACAGCCGGGTCTCGCACCACCCGGAAGTCAAGGGGGAGTTGCCGATGGTCGCGCTCGCCGAGGAGATCGAGACCCCCGGGAAGGGCCGCGTCCGGGCGCTGATCACCGTCGCCTCCAACCCCGTCCTCTCCGCGCCCGACGGGGACCGCCTCGACGCGGCGCTCGGCTCCCTCGACCTGATGGTCGGCGTCGACCCGTACCTCAACGAGACCACCCGCCACGCCGATGTCCTGCTGCCGCCGCCCCCGCCCTCCCGGAGCGCCCACTTCGACTTCGCCTTCAACGCCCTCGCGGTGCGCGACCAGGTGCGCTACACCCCGGCCGCCGTGCCCCTGGAGGCGGACCGGATGGACGAGTGCGAGATCCACGCCCGGCTCATCCTCGCCGTCTCCGGGATGCACGGGGCGCCGCCGTCGGCCGTCGACCAGCTCGCGATCGACACGACCCTCGCCAAGGCGGTCACCCAGGAGCACTCGCCGGCCCACGGGGCGGACCCCGAGGAGTTCGCGGCGGCGCTCACCGGGGACAGCGGGCCCGAGCGCCGGCTCGACATGATGCTGCGCCTCGGCCCGTACGGGCTCACCCTCGACGAGCTGCGGGCCCACCCGAACGGTATCGACCTCGGCCCGCTCAAGCCGCGTCTCCCGCAGGTCCTCAAGACCCGCAGCGGACGCATCGAGCTGTTCGCCGCGCCGCTCGCCGCCGACCTGCCCCGGCTGCGTGCCGCGCTCGACGCCGTACCCGACTCCGGCAGCGTCCAGCTCGTCGGGCGCCGCCACCTGCGCTCGAACAACAGCTGGCTGCACAACACCCCCGCGCTCGGCGGCGGCACGAACCGGTGCACCCTCCAGGTGCACCCCGACGACGCGGCCCGGCTGAGGCTCGCCGACGGCGGCCTCGCGCGGATCAAGGGCGAGGGCGGCGATCTGGAGGTGCCGGTGGAGGTGACCGACGGGGTGCGCCCGGGAGTGGTGAGCCTGCCGCACGGCTGGGGTCACGACCGGCCGGGCACGCGGCTGGCCGTCGCGTCCGCGCGTCCCGGAGTCAACGTCAACCAGCTGCTCGACGGCTCCCGGCTCGACCCCCTGTCGGGGACGGCCGTGCTGAACGGCTTCCCCGTCGAGGTATCACCCCTGCCGTGA
- a CDS encoding type ISP restriction/modification enzyme, with amino-acid sequence MRGVTEAPGANNADLPPLADAPPAAGLPRAGAPVDAPRTDAPRTDAPRAVATAGLPLLDDLMPWSVAPLRFGRSWIVAPDARTLRSRWDRLAAAEGDAEREALFRPSRARTPSSAVAALPGQRTGTARWAREPGPCPEPVRVARGPFDEQLLLPDHRLIDTARPELWRVVGAPQLFAVEQGYVPGAAGPALLVTAALPEGRSSAGRPGRIRPLFRRPGGLEPNLAPGLLGFLGARYGHEVDALEWLAWTVAAALPSPAGCRVPLPEDPEVWAAGVALGRDLVDVQVRGALTGTKPRLPGGRRPYVRAAVPPHPGTLTYDAADETLRLDEGRISPVPVEAWEFSVGGARVLEEWFAHRAAPAEPGSLDAIGPAAWPQEWTSELLDLVTVLALLGAREPERAALTPQALTSQALASDALASDALPSEASSAGLEELRAAGVLPPPAGSRRPASVLDHQEEGPEGQFMLP; translated from the coding sequence ATGCGGGGCGTGACGGAAGCCCCCGGAGCGAACAACGCCGATCTGCCGCCCCTCGCCGACGCGCCGCCCGCCGCCGGCCTCCCCCGTGCCGGCGCGCCCGTCGACGCCCCTCGCACCGACGCCCCGCGCACCGACGCGCCGCGGGCCGTCGCGACCGCCGGACTCCCGCTCCTCGACGACCTCATGCCGTGGTCCGTGGCGCCGCTGCGCTTCGGCCGCTCGTGGATCGTGGCGCCGGACGCGCGGACGCTGCGGTCCCGCTGGGACCGCCTGGCGGCCGCCGAGGGCGACGCCGAGCGGGAGGCCCTGTTCCGCCCCAGCCGGGCACGGACCCCGTCGAGCGCGGTCGCCGCGCTGCCGGGCCAGCGGACCGGGACCGCGCGCTGGGCCCGTGAGCCGGGACCGTGCCCGGAGCCGGTACGGGTCGCGCGGGGACCGTTCGACGAGCAGCTGCTGCTGCCCGACCACCGGCTGATCGACACCGCACGGCCCGAGCTGTGGCGGGTCGTCGGCGCGCCGCAGCTCTTCGCCGTCGAACAGGGCTATGTGCCCGGTGCGGCCGGCCCCGCGCTGCTGGTCACGGCCGCGCTGCCCGAGGGCCGCTCCTCCGCGGGCAGGCCGGGCCGGATCCGTCCGCTGTTCCGGCGCCCCGGCGGCCTGGAGCCGAACCTCGCCCCCGGCCTCCTCGGCTTCCTCGGCGCGCGGTACGGGCACGAGGTCGACGCCCTGGAGTGGCTCGCGTGGACGGTGGCGGCGGCCCTCCCCTCCCCCGCGGGATGCCGGGTGCCGCTCCCCGAGGACCCGGAGGTCTGGGCGGCCGGGGTGGCACTCGGCCGGGACCTCGTCGACGTCCAGGTCCGGGGCGCGCTGACCGGGACGAAGCCGCGACTGCCGGGCGGGCGCCGTCCGTACGTGCGGGCCGCGGTGCCGCCGCACCCCGGGACGCTGACGTACGACGCGGCCGACGAGACGCTCCGTCTCGACGAGGGCCGTATCTCGCCCGTACCGGTGGAGGCCTGGGAGTTCAGCGTCGGCGGGGCGCGGGTCCTGGAGGAGTGGTTCGCGCACCGGGCCGCCCCCGCGGAGCCCGGGTCGCTGGATGCGATCGGACCGGCGGCCTGGCCGCAGGAGTGGACCTCGGAGCTGCTCGACCTGGTCACCGTGCTCGCGCTGCTCGGCGCACGGGAACCGGAGCGGGCGGCCCTCACCCCGCAGGCCCTCACCTCACAGGCCCTCGCCTCGGACGCCCTCGCCTCGGACGCCCTCCCATCGGAGGCGTCTTCCGCGGGCCTGGAGGAGCTGCGGGCGGCGGGCGTCCTGCCTCCGCCGGCCGGGTCCCGCCGCCCCGCCTCCGTGCTCGACCATCAGGAGGAGGGCCCGGAGGGCCAGTTCATGCTGCCGTGA
- a CDS encoding right-handed parallel beta-helix repeat-containing protein: protein MSWTRRFVLALSVVLAALAAALLTAPGAQAHEERPVTLPDGSGTVPKLRTGEPDLLVCKTDRTAFERRISGFPATLKARNLSLYERCAREGYRHLQQAVDAVDRPGLTIAILPGLYEEEPSLPAPTGACATLDAPKSSLGYQILSYEQQRQCPHNQNLVAVLGKKNLQIEGTGASRLDVVIDAKYQKLNALRADGTDGVYFRNFTAQRTTFNSLYVLAADGFVIDDVLTRWNDEYGFLTFASDHGLYKNCESYGNGDSGIYPGSASNINDGRGYDVPRYSIEITGCRSHHNMVGYSGTAGDSVWVHDNEFDHNMGGASMDSAFPGHPGLPQNHARFERNLIHDNNQNYYPYVADGTCARPPVERGYEQGVVCPQISMPPGTGIITAGGNWNLYENNWVYGHQRAAFYLNAVPAFIRGESAWGKQTDTSHHNRYADNHLGVDKNGAARPNRTDVWWDGQGGGNCWQPDTGAASPGALPDCGARRGDVSGGGDRLIGEPVKLAQLLVCADYNVQARRLPAGCDWYGARGLQRVETQLALGSSLVLALAGFALWWRRLRDHRLAGVATLIGLAGLALDVAGSTLALTPTVVPALALLLTGVWWTLLGLALRPARPVLAWTTVVLGALTLLDAFDKAILMVPGIPLSPAWLRLLLGVVWVLWAVVAAGARGPAPTDPTPKPAADHAPDPGPDHAQVHGPDRDTAKSQSAGPGAVPGAAPDAAPGAEPGAGPDVGRGAGPEAGPGVSAAPGTGGAPAETRPHGEATA from the coding sequence ATGTCCTGGACCCGAAGGTTCGTCCTCGCGCTCTCGGTCGTGCTCGCGGCCCTCGCCGCGGCCCTGCTCACCGCCCCCGGGGCCCAGGCCCACGAGGAGCGGCCCGTCACCCTCCCCGACGGCTCCGGCACCGTGCCGAAGCTCCGCACCGGAGAACCCGACCTCCTCGTCTGCAAGACCGACCGGACCGCCTTCGAGCGCCGGATCTCCGGCTTCCCCGCCACCCTCAAGGCCCGCAACCTCAGCCTCTACGAGCGCTGCGCCCGCGAGGGCTACCGCCACCTCCAGCAGGCCGTCGACGCCGTCGACCGGCCCGGCCTCACCATCGCGATCCTCCCCGGCCTGTACGAGGAGGAGCCCTCGCTCCCCGCGCCCACCGGAGCCTGCGCCACCCTCGACGCGCCCAAGTCCTCCCTCGGCTACCAGATCCTCAGCTACGAGCAGCAGCGCCAGTGCCCGCACAACCAGAACCTCGTGGCCGTCCTCGGCAAGAAGAACCTCCAGATCGAGGGCACCGGGGCCTCCCGCCTCGATGTCGTCATCGACGCCAAATACCAGAAGCTCAACGCCCTGCGGGCCGACGGCACCGACGGCGTCTACTTCCGCAACTTCACGGCCCAGCGCACCACGTTCAACTCGCTGTACGTCCTCGCCGCCGACGGCTTCGTCATCGACGACGTCCTCACCCGCTGGAACGACGAGTACGGCTTCCTCACCTTCGCCTCCGACCACGGCCTCTACAAGAACTGCGAGTCCTACGGCAACGGCGACTCCGGCATCTACCCCGGCTCGGCCTCCAACATCAACGACGGCCGCGGCTACGACGTCCCCCGCTACTCCATCGAGATCACCGGCTGCCGCAGCCACCACAACATGGTCGGCTACTCCGGCACCGCCGGAGACTCCGTCTGGGTCCACGACAACGAGTTCGACCACAACATGGGCGGCGCCTCCATGGACTCCGCCTTCCCCGGCCACCCCGGACTGCCGCAGAACCACGCCCGCTTCGAACGCAACCTGATCCACGACAACAACCAGAACTACTACCCGTACGTCGCCGACGGCACCTGCGCCAGACCGCCCGTCGAGCGCGGCTACGAACAGGGCGTCGTCTGCCCCCAGATCTCCATGCCCCCCGGCACCGGCATCATCACCGCCGGCGGCAACTGGAACCTCTACGAGAACAACTGGGTCTACGGCCACCAGCGCGCCGCCTTCTACCTCAACGCCGTCCCCGCCTTCATCCGCGGCGAATCCGCCTGGGGCAAGCAGACCGACACCTCCCACCACAACCGCTACGCCGACAACCACCTCGGCGTCGACAAGAACGGCGCCGCCCGCCCCAACCGCACCGACGTCTGGTGGGACGGCCAGGGCGGCGGCAACTGCTGGCAGCCCGACACCGGCGCCGCCAGCCCCGGCGCCCTCCCCGACTGCGGGGCGCGCCGCGGTGACGTCTCCGGCGGCGGCGACCGGCTCATCGGCGAACCCGTCAAACTCGCCCAACTCCTCGTCTGCGCCGACTACAACGTCCAGGCACGCCGCCTCCCGGCAGGCTGCGACTGGTACGGCGCCCGCGGCCTCCAGCGCGTCGAGACCCAACTCGCCCTCGGCAGCTCCCTCGTCCTCGCCCTGGCCGGCTTCGCCCTCTGGTGGCGCCGCCTGCGCGACCATCGCCTCGCGGGCGTCGCGACCCTCATCGGCCTCGCGGGCCTCGCCCTCGACGTCGCCGGCTCGACGCTCGCCCTCACCCCGACCGTCGTCCCGGCCCTCGCCCTGCTCCTCACCGGCGTCTGGTGGACCCTCCTCGGCCTCGCCCTGCGCCCCGCCCGCCCCGTCCTCGCGTGGACGACCGTCGTCCTCGGCGCCCTCACCCTCCTCGACGCCTTCGACAAGGCGATCCTGATGGTCCCCGGCATCCCGCTCAGCCCCGCCTGGCTCCGCCTGCTCCTGGGCGTCGTCTGGGTGCTGTGGGCGGTCGTGGCGGCGGGAGCCCGCGGCCCGGCCCCCACGGACCCCACCCCGAAGCCCGCCGCCGACCACGCCCCCGACCCTGGCCCTGACCATGCCCAGGTGCATGGACCTGACCGCGACACCGCGAAGAGCCAGAGCGCTGGGCCGGGCGCGGTTCCGGGCGCGGCTCCGGACGCGGCTCCGGGCGCTGAGCCGGGCGCGGGTCCGGACGTTGGGCGTGGCGCCGGTCCCGAGGCGGGTCCGGGGGTGAGTGCGGCCCCAGGGACGGGCGGCGCCCCGGCCGAGACTCGTCCGCACGGCGAGGCCACGGCATGA